A single genomic interval of Limisphaerales bacterium harbors:
- a CDS encoding carbon-nitrogen hydrolase family protein — translation MAVMKRFVLFLAFSSVLGAAPQGVWETHTPRAELEPSWGREGGALTIFPNGRSGAVGQWQARFAVKGGQHYRFSALRKTTDIVNVQRHIVERLIWLDAKGNKVSRDVPTFSSYRSGTAPRAEPEYPRLGAKNFGGWTAVRDIYRAPTQATQVKVELCLRWLNAGKVAWRDVSMIPVAAPKPRTVRFATVHFQPRAGKTNAEKCRLFAPLIADAAKRKADLVVLPETLTYYHSGRTFAECAESVPGPSTEYFGKLAKQHDLYLVAGLLERDANLIYNVAVLIGPDGKVTGKYRKVCLPRGEIEGGISPGNTYPVFQTRFGKVGMMVCYDGFFPEVARRLSHNGAEVIAWPVWGCNPMLGAARACENHVYVISSTYTDAGSNWMISAVYGHDGRPLAQAKEWGTIALAEVDLNQRLHWHSLGDFKAQLPSHRPPVE, via the coding sequence ATGGCCGTTATGAAACGCTTCGTTCTGTTCCTTGCCTTCTCATCCGTCCTCGGGGCGGCCCCTCAAGGTGTATGGGAAACGCATACGCCGCGCGCGGAGCTGGAGCCTTCGTGGGGTAGGGAAGGCGGGGCGTTGACCATCTTTCCCAACGGCCGATCGGGCGCGGTGGGGCAATGGCAGGCGCGGTTCGCCGTGAAGGGTGGGCAGCATTATCGGTTTAGTGCGCTCCGCAAAACCACCGACATCGTCAACGTGCAACGCCACATCGTCGAACGGTTGATCTGGCTGGATGCCAAGGGCAACAAGGTGTCGCGTGATGTCCCGACGTTTTCCTCGTATCGATCCGGCACAGCACCGCGGGCGGAGCCGGAATATCCTCGTTTGGGGGCGAAAAATTTTGGGGGCTGGACCGCCGTGCGCGATATCTATCGCGCGCCCACACAAGCCACGCAGGTGAAGGTGGAGCTGTGCCTGCGCTGGCTGAATGCCGGCAAAGTGGCGTGGCGTGATGTGAGCATGATTCCCGTGGCCGCGCCCAAGCCGCGCACGGTGCGCTTTGCCACGGTTCATTTCCAGCCGCGCGCCGGTAAAACGAATGCTGAAAAATGCCGGCTCTTCGCGCCGTTGATTGCCGATGCGGCCAAGCGCAAAGCGGATCTGGTGGTCTTGCCCGAGACGCTCACCTACTACCACAGCGGTCGCACCTTTGCCGAATGCGCGGAGTCTGTGCCGGGGCCGTCCACCGAATATTTCGGCAAGCTCGCCAAGCAGCATGACCTGTATCTCGTGGCCGGTTTGCTCGAGCGCGATGCCAATCTCATCTACAACGTTGCCGTGCTCATTGGTCCGGATGGCAAGGTGACCGGCAAATACCGCAAGGTTTGCCTGCCGCGCGGCGAGATTGAGGGCGGTATTTCGCCCGGCAACACGTATCCGGTTTTCCAAACGCGCTTTGGCAAGGTGGGCATGATGGTGTGCTACGACGGCTTCTTTCCGGAAGTCGCCCGCCGCCTCAGCCATAATGGCGCGGAGGTGATCGCCTGGCCGGTGTGGGGCTGTAATCCCATGCTTGGCGCGGCGCGCGCGTGCGAGAATCACGTGTACGTCATCAGCAGCACCTACACCGATGCGGGGAGTAACTGGATGATCTCCGCCGTGTACGGGCACGATGGTCGCCCGTTGGCGCAAGCCAAGGAATGGGGCACGATCGCCCTTGCTGAGGTGGATCTCAACCAACGCCTCCACTGGCATAGCCTCGGCGATTTCAAGGCCCAGCTCCCCTCCCATCGTCCGCCGGTTGAATGA
- a CDS encoding sulfatase — protein sequence MVKVSAAQKPNILFIMADDLGWMDLACQGNKLLDTPHLDRLAKQGMRFTRAYAAAPVCSPTRCAVLTGQAPARIGLTTHLPGMYFPKDNRPQPAKLTGKLGTEYVTIAERLREADYANAFLGKWHIAPGVARGGRVAKELSPTGQGFDVNIGGTSYGGPPSFFSPYRNAELSDGPKGEYLPDRLVDESIKFIRAKKDQPWMTHLWFYTVHWPMQAPEALLKKYADRKGPGLNDTRYGAMIEAMDAAIGRLLKALDDLGEAKETLIIFTSDNGGFAGVSDCRPLRESKGHLYEGGIRVPMIVRWPGQVRAGTTCIWPVVSMDFFPTFLEVAGLKPGGKPLDGESIVPLLKQQAIFTGGGGLKRDEIFFHYPNYAWHMGNRLAGAVVASNGWKLIRNYDDNSLELYNLAADLSETENRAKEKPQLAKLLNDKLTRWLKETSAPMPRPSLIK from the coding sequence ATGGTAAAAGTCTCCGCAGCACAGAAGCCGAACATCCTTTTCATCATGGCCGACGATCTTGGCTGGATGGATCTTGCCTGCCAAGGCAACAAGCTGCTGGACACGCCGCACTTGGATCGGTTGGCGAAACAGGGGATGCGGTTTACCCGCGCGTATGCGGCGGCGCCGGTGTGTTCGCCCACGCGGTGCGCAGTATTGACCGGCCAAGCGCCTGCGCGCATTGGGCTCACGACGCATTTGCCGGGGATGTATTTCCCGAAGGACAACCGCCCGCAACCGGCCAAGCTCACCGGCAAGCTCGGCACCGAATACGTCACCATCGCTGAGCGACTGCGCGAGGCGGATTATGCCAATGCCTTCCTCGGCAAATGGCACATCGCCCCGGGCGTGGCGCGCGGTGGGCGCGTGGCCAAGGAGTTGTCGCCGACGGGGCAGGGATTTGATGTCAACATCGGCGGCACCTCGTACGGCGGCCCGCCCAGTTTCTTTTCGCCTTACCGCAACGCCGAGCTGTCCGACGGACCGAAGGGTGAGTATTTGCCGGACCGTTTGGTGGACGAATCGATCAAATTCATCCGCGCCAAAAAGGATCAACCGTGGATGACGCACCTATGGTTTTACACCGTGCACTGGCCGATGCAGGCGCCCGAGGCGTTGCTGAAAAAATACGCGGACCGCAAGGGCCCGGGCCTGAACGACACGCGGTACGGCGCGATGATTGAGGCGATGGACGCCGCCATCGGTCGGCTGCTTAAAGCGCTCGACGACTTGGGCGAGGCCAAGGAGACGTTGATTATTTTCACCAGCGACAACGGGGGGTTCGCCGGCGTGAGCGACTGTCGGCCATTGCGGGAATCGAAGGGGCACCTGTACGAAGGCGGCATTCGCGTGCCGATGATCGTGCGTTGGCCAGGCCAAGTGAGAGCGGGCACGACTTGTATTTGGCCTGTGGTGAGCATGGATTTCTTTCCGACTTTCCTCGAGGTCGCAGGTCTTAAGCCGGGCGGGAAGCCGCTTGACGGCGAAAGCATCGTCCCACTTTTGAAACAACAGGCCATCTTCACAGGCGGTGGCGGGCTGAAGCGAGACGAGATTTTTTTCCATTATCCGAACTACGCCTGGCATATGGGTAATCGCCTCGCCGGCGCGGTAGTGGCCAGCAACGGCTGGAAGCTCATCCGCAACTACGACGACAATTCGCTGGAACTCTACAACCTCGCCGCCGACCTTAGCGAAACGGAAAATCGCGCGAAAGAAAAACCGCAACTGGCAAAGTTGTTGAACGACAAGCTCACGCGTTGGCTCAAGGAAACCAGCGCGCCCATGCCCCGGCCATCATTGATCAAATAG